One window of the Streptomyces sp. TS71-3 genome contains the following:
- a CDS encoding AIM24 family protein, producing the protein MAVFRLQGSRVLAIDMDGDAVKAKSGSMVAYDGRMTFKKLSGGGEGLRGMVTRRLTGEQMSVMEVKGHGTCWFADRATEINLVRLTGEKLHVEAGNLLVTEASLRTGTTFTGLRGASQGNGLFTTTVEGHGQAAIMSDGPAVALRVSGQYPLTVDPGAYVAHQGDIRQTFQSGVTFRTFLGEGGGEAFQIRFEGEGLVYVQPSERSTVAGDV; encoded by the coding sequence GTGGCTGTGTTTCGACTCCAGGGCAGCAGAGTGCTGGCCATCGACATGGACGGGGACGCCGTCAAGGCGAAGAGCGGCTCGATGGTCGCCTACGACGGACGGATGACCTTCAAGAAGCTGAGCGGCGGCGGTGAGGGCCTGCGCGGCATGGTGACCCGCCGGCTGACCGGCGAGCAGATGTCCGTGATGGAGGTGAAGGGGCACGGCACGTGCTGGTTCGCCGACCGGGCGACCGAGATCAACCTGGTCCGGCTCACCGGCGAGAAGCTGCACGTCGAGGCGGGCAACCTGCTGGTCACCGAGGCGAGCCTGCGGACCGGCACCACGTTCACCGGGCTGCGCGGCGCCTCCCAGGGCAACGGCCTGTTCACCACCACGGTGGAGGGCCACGGCCAGGCGGCGATCATGTCGGACGGGCCCGCGGTGGCGCTGCGGGTGAGCGGGCAGTACCCGCTCACGGTCGACCCGGGCGCCTACGTCGCGCACCAGGGCGACATCCGCCAGACCTTCCAGTCGGGTGTGACGTTCCGCACCTTCCTGGGCGAGGGCGGCGGCGAGGCGTTCCAGATCCGGTTCGAGGGCGAGGGCCTGGTCTACGTCCAGCCCAGCGAGCGCAGCACCGTCGCGGGGGATGTCTGA
- a CDS encoding DUF3817 domain-containing protein, whose product MDLKTASALRRLRLVSAPEAVSFLLLLICSVLKRTTDFNAVPVMGSIHGVLFILYVLFWLDAWKRAKWSKGTGILYFVLAVLPTGGFFAERRLRRESRDAAIAASARREGVVNA is encoded by the coding sequence GTGGACCTCAAGACCGCCTCCGCACTCCGCCGCCTCCGACTGGTCTCCGCCCCCGAGGCCGTCTCCTTCCTGCTGCTGCTCATCTGCTCGGTGCTCAAGCGCACCACCGACTTCAACGCCGTCCCGGTGATGGGCTCCATCCACGGCGTGCTGTTCATCCTGTACGTGCTCTTCTGGCTGGACGCGTGGAAGCGGGCCAAGTGGTCGAAGGGCACCGGCATCCTCTACTTCGTCCTCGCGGTGCTGCCCACCGGCGGCTTCTTCGCGGAGCGCCGGCTGCGGCGCGAGTCCAGGGACGCGGCCATCGCCGCCAGCGCGCGCCGTGAGGGGGTCGTCAACGCATGA
- a CDS encoding MTH1187 family thiamine-binding protein codes for MIVAFSVTPLGVGEDVGEYVADAVRVVRESGLPNRTDAMFTSVEGEWDEVMDVVRRAVAVVEERAPRVSLVLKADIRPGVTDALTSKVDTVERHLSQ; via the coding sequence ATGATCGTGGCCTTCTCCGTGACGCCGCTGGGTGTCGGCGAGGACGTCGGGGAGTACGTGGCGGACGCCGTCCGCGTGGTCCGGGAGTCCGGGCTGCCCAATCGCACCGATGCGATGTTCACGTCGGTCGAGGGGGAGTGGGACGAGGTGATGGACGTCGTCCGGCGCGCGGTCGCCGTCGTCGAGGAGCGCGCGCCACGGGTCTCCCTCGTCCTCAAGGCGGACATCCGGCCCGGGGTGACGGACGCACTCACGTCAAAGGTCGACACGGTGGAACGCCACCTGTCCCAGTAG